The following proteins are encoded in a genomic region of Anaerolineae bacterium:
- a CDS encoding putative two-component response regulator encodes MQNGKPKKVLIIDDDLALCESLKLILEPKDFIVASASNGTDGIRLCQEWQPDIVVLDLLMPGMDGWEVAARIRSFSDVPIIVLSAVSKPELVAKALDEGIDEYLIKPVPGSVLAAHLKRLTWRSHTPSPNP; translated from the coding sequence GTGCAGAACGGCAAACCCAAAAAAGTGTTGATCATTGATGACGATCTTGCTTTATGTGAGTCGTTGAAACTCATTCTTGAACCGAAGGACTTCATCGTCGCCAGTGCGTCAAACGGGACAGATGGCATCCGACTCTGCCAGGAGTGGCAACCAGACATCGTCGTCCTCGATCTCTTGATGCCGGGCATGGATGGGTGGGAAGTAGCTGCTCGCATCCGCTCCTTTAGCGATGTGCCGATTATCGTCCTTTCGGCGGTGAGTAAACCTGAACTGGTCGCCAAAGCCCTGGATGAAGGCATCGATGAATATTTAATTAAACCCGTGCCGGGCTCTGTGCTGGCTGCTCACCTTAAACGGTTAACGTGGCGATCGCATACCCCATCACCGAACCCCTAA
- a CDS encoding Phosphate regulon sensor protein PhoR (SphS) — MVDAFICPRCHQPLRTDDRYCQNCGLDLAVEATIGELLADENLQTGDARSLEPEILVPRLGDALVSQGKITPKQLEVALRYQAEQATLGRSVRLGRALIELGYLDEASLDEAITLQILQLQEALKQANRELERRVEQRTQELRQALLRVSELNQIKANFIANVSHELRTPLTLLRGYLDMMKDGAFGEVTAEQAQALDALLRSATRLEKLIDDLILFAYAERGELTLTLTNNYLQDIAAQVVENHRYSAKVKGISLEARIEPDLPPVHCDRDRIAWVMDELINNAIKFSSAGGKVSLAILYHQGIVTVSVHDQGIGIPAQRLAEIFEPFHQLDGSTTRRYGGTGLGLALVTRIIEAHGAQLRVESEVGKGSLFEFSLPAIGEDHARESSGYR; from the coding sequence ATGGTAGATGCTTTTATTTGCCCGAGATGTCATCAGCCATTGCGCACAGACGATCGTTATTGTCAAAATTGTGGGTTGGATTTGGCAGTAGAAGCGACCATCGGTGAGTTGTTGGCGGATGAGAATCTGCAAACGGGGGATGCCAGATCTCTTGAGCCAGAGATTCTTGTACCGCGCTTGGGAGACGCCCTGGTATCCCAGGGGAAAATTACTCCCAAACAGCTTGAAGTCGCCTTAAGGTATCAGGCAGAGCAAGCCACGCTCGGTAGGAGTGTGCGCCTGGGGCGAGCTTTGATTGAGCTGGGTTATCTGGACGAAGCCAGTTTAGACGAGGCGATCACGCTTCAGATACTCCAATTGCAAGAAGCATTAAAGCAAGCCAACCGGGAGTTAGAGCGACGGGTAGAGCAGCGCACGCAGGAATTACGTCAGGCGCTGTTGCGGGTGAGCGAGCTAAATCAGATCAAAGCCAATTTTATTGCCAATGTTTCTCATGAATTGCGTACCCCGCTTACTTTACTCCGGGGGTATTTAGACATGATGAAGGACGGCGCATTTGGGGAAGTAACCGCTGAGCAGGCTCAAGCGTTGGATGCCCTTTTACGCTCGGCTACGCGCCTCGAAAAATTAATTGATGACCTGATCTTATTTGCCTACGCAGAACGAGGCGAGCTTACCCTTACGCTGACCAACAACTATTTGCAGGATATTGCTGCTCAAGTCGTTGAGAACCACCGTTATTCTGCAAAAGTCAAGGGGATCAGTCTGGAAGCCAGGATAGAGCCAGATTTACCTCCCGTCCATTGTGACCGCGACCGAATTGCCTGGGTTATGGATGAGTTAATTAACAATGCGATTAAGTTCAGTTCGGCTGGAGGAAAAGTTTCTCTAGCCATTCTCTATCATCAAGGGATTGTCACAGTTTCGGTTCACGATCAGGGTATTGGCATACCAGCCCAACGTTTAGCAGAAATCTTTGAACCCTTTCACCAGTTGGATGGTTCAACGACTCGCCGTTACGGTGGCACTGGTCTGGGACTTGCGCTGGTAACCCGAATTATTGAAGCCCATGGAGCGCAGTTGCGAGTAGAATCAGAAGTAGGAAAAGGTTCATTATTTGAGTTCTCCCTGCCAGCCATCGGAGAGGATCATGCCCGTGAATCAAGTGGATATCGATAA
- a CDS encoding Osmosensitive K+ channel histidine kinase KdpD gives MPVNQVDIDKINPATLRPEELEAVYAISRAVALAENIDSALDEIIRLARPVFIFDNLVLYLRGEETLQPAYARAIGRGRFKEADLSWGEATAHEVIQTGRLLSRIEEGGEEISDRTRFRFLLGLPLYLENHLEGALVFIRFGGPPYTPDQVRLSEFIAGLVAQLLGHDRLVKQIAHLEAERKLNQLQEDFIATVSHELLTPLGFIKGYATTLLREDINWDEETRREFLTIIDEESDRLRELIENLMDSSRLQAGTLKMSFQPLRFDAFLRDVVMRALSLHDNIQIQLQQDLPELRLMADASRLAQVFDNLLTNASKYAPHSTVTISVEEEAQTVHVKLSDNGPGIAPEHLQSLFKRFYRVPTPDKNVRGTGLGLFICRQIVNAHNGEIWAESEVGQGTTFHIRLPYDQQEANQVLSLRENNV, from the coding sequence ATGCCCGTGAATCAAGTGGATATCGATAAGATCAACCCCGCCACTTTGCGCCCCGAAGAATTAGAAGCTGTTTATGCGATCAGCCGCGCCGTTGCACTTGCCGAAAATATTGACTCTGCGCTGGATGAAATCATCCGCCTTGCCCGACCGGTGTTCATTTTTGACAATCTGGTGCTATACCTGCGAGGGGAGGAAACCTTGCAACCAGCCTATGCGCGTGCCATTGGGCGAGGACGCTTCAAGGAAGCAGATTTATCGTGGGGAGAAGCAACGGCGCATGAAGTCATCCAGACCGGTCGCCTGTTATCTCGGATTGAAGAAGGTGGTGAAGAAATCAGCGACCGCACCCGCTTCCGCTTTTTGTTGGGCTTACCTTTATACCTTGAAAATCATCTTGAAGGGGCTCTGGTCTTTATCCGCTTTGGAGGTCCGCCATATACACCCGATCAGGTGCGCTTGTCTGAGTTTATAGCCGGTCTGGTAGCCCAATTGCTTGGGCATGATCGACTGGTGAAGCAAATCGCTCACCTGGAAGCCGAGCGAAAATTAAATCAGCTTCAAGAGGATTTTATTGCAACCGTCTCGCATGAATTGCTGACCCCCCTGGGATTTATCAAGGGATATGCGACGACTCTCCTGAGGGAAGATATTAACTGGGATGAAGAGACGCGCCGCGAATTTTTAACCATCATTGACGAAGAATCTGATCGCCTTAGAGAATTGATCGAAAATCTAATGGATTCATCCAGGCTGCAGGCAGGGACTTTGAAAATGAGCTTTCAACCTTTGCGCTTCGATGCTTTTTTGCGTGATGTCGTCATGCGAGCATTGTCCTTGCATGATAATATACAGATACAACTTCAACAGGATTTACCCGAACTGCGCCTGATGGCAGATGCCAGCCGTCTGGCGCAGGTTTTTGATAACCTTTTGACCAATGCCAGCAAATATGCTCCGCACTCGACCGTGACAATTTCAGTTGAAGAGGAAGCGCAGACGGTTCATGTTAAGCTTAGTGACAACGGTCCGGGCATTGCTCCTGAACATTTGCAGTCGTTATTCAAGCGCTTTTATCGGGTTCCCACACCGGATAAAAATGTGCGGGGCACAGGTTTGGGCTTATTTATCTGCCGCCAGATTGTCAATGCTCATAACGGTGAAATCTGGGCGGAATCAGAGGTCGGTCAAGGTACTACGTTTCACATCCGTTTGCCTTATGACCAGCAAGAGGCGAATCAGGTTTTGTCCTTACGGGAGAATAACGTATGA
- a CDS encoding DNA-binding response regulator KdpE: MTTKILIVDDEPRYLRLMEANLVTEGYAVIKATNGQEAVDKVAREQPDLVLLDIMMPVLDGFAATERIREFSSVPIIVVTARGEESARVRGLDLGADDYIVKPFSATELLARVRAVLRRVKTTSTTQQAIFFHGNLKIDFAKAEVYRNDRLVFLSATEYRLLLQFAHNLGQVLTSEELLTSVWGPEYRDDKEILWVSISRLRQKLEDDPKNPIHIVTRSGMGYSMPALEE, from the coding sequence ATGACTACCAAAATCTTAATTGTCGATGACGAGCCGCGCTATTTACGTCTGATGGAGGCAAATTTGGTTACCGAGGGCTACGCGGTGATCAAAGCGACCAATGGTCAAGAAGCCGTTGATAAAGTTGCCAGAGAGCAACCGGATCTGGTTCTTTTGGATATCATGATGCCGGTTCTGGATGGCTTTGCGGCGACTGAGCGTATCCGCGAATTTTCCAGTGTGCCAATTATCGTCGTTACTGCTCGGGGCGAGGAGAGTGCTCGTGTGCGAGGCTTGGATTTGGGTGCTGACGATTATATTGTCAAGCCGTTCTCGGCAACCGAACTTCTGGCGCGCGTGCGCGCTGTCCTGCGGCGTGTCAAAACAACAAGCACTACTCAACAGGCGATCTTCTTCCATGGCAACCTCAAGATCGATTTTGCCAAGGCCGAGGTCTATCGCAATGACCGTTTGGTATTTTTATCAGCCACTGAATACCGTTTATTGTTGCAATTTGCCCATAACCTTGGACAGGTATTGACGTCGGAGGAGTTATTAACCAGTGTTTGGGGTCCGGAATATCGGGATGATAAGGAAATCTTATGGGTGAGCATCTCTCGTTTGCGGCAGAAGTTGGAAGATGACCCGAAAAACCCTATTCACATTGTAACTCGCTCTGGTATGGGATATTCCATGCCGGCTTTGGAGGAATAG